The following are encoded in a window of Staphylospora marina genomic DNA:
- the yaaA gene encoding S4 domain-containing protein YaaA produces MRLVQIDDTFITLGQLLKKTGIIDTGGQAKHFLAETEVRVNGVPESRRGRKLVPGDVVEIDGCFTARLVQKQRKS; encoded by the coding sequence ATGAGACTTGTCCAGATCGACGACACCTTCATCACCCTGGGACAATTGCTGAAGAAAACGGGCATCATCGACACCGGCGGCCAGGCCAAGCATTTTCTGGCGGAAACCGAAGTCCGCGTGAACGGTGTCCCGGAATCGCGTCGCGGAAGAAAGCTGGTCCCGGGAGACGTGGTGGAGATCGACGGCTGTTTCACGGCGCGACTGGTGCAAAAGCAGCGGAAGTCATAG
- the recF gene encoding DNA replication/repair protein RecF (All proteins in this family for which functions are known are DNA-binding proteins that assist the filamentation of RecA onto DNA for the initiation of recombination or recombinational repair.), with protein MRIETLELTDYRNIEGLSLRCEGPLHLFVGANAQGKTNILESIYVLALGKSHRTRSHRELIRFGKQRSVLKSRVRKGEQVVRLQIQLTEKGKKVSKNGVEQPRLSRYIGTLPAVLFAPEDLALVKGSPQVRRRFLDMEIGQVSPSYVHDLSMWNQLVQQRNSLLKRLARSRREQDALLDVLDEQMVTLAVRIWTRRFHFLSSLREWAKEIHREITRHREDLGIEYVPSVAGLADAPPDSWGDLYLRELAAIREREILRGASLLGPHRDDLRLSAGGLDLHTYGSQGQQRTAALSLKLAEIELIHRETGHYPVLLLDDVLSELDDSRKSHLLTAIRGKVQTFVTTTGLDGIDGETLASARVYGVKQGTISELG; from the coding sequence TTGCGCATCGAGACACTGGAACTGACGGATTACCGGAATATTGAAGGGCTGTCGCTCCGGTGCGAAGGCCCGCTTCATCTGTTCGTCGGTGCCAACGCCCAGGGGAAGACCAACATCCTCGAGTCGATTTACGTGCTGGCACTCGGAAAGTCCCACCGTACCCGGTCGCACCGGGAATTGATCCGTTTCGGCAAGCAGAGATCCGTGCTGAAGTCCAGGGTCAGAAAGGGCGAACAGGTGGTACGGCTCCAAATCCAATTGACCGAAAAGGGAAAAAAGGTGAGCAAAAACGGCGTGGAGCAACCGAGACTCAGCCGGTACATCGGCACGCTTCCCGCCGTCCTGTTCGCTCCGGAAGACCTGGCTCTCGTCAAGGGAAGTCCACAGGTCCGCCGCCGGTTTCTGGACATGGAAATCGGACAGGTGAGCCCGTCGTACGTGCATGATCTGAGCATGTGGAATCAGCTTGTCCAGCAACGGAACAGCCTCCTGAAGCGGCTGGCCCGAAGTCGCCGGGAACAGGACGCCCTGCTCGACGTGTTGGATGAACAGATGGTGACCCTGGCCGTCCGCATTTGGACCAGGAGGTTTCATTTTTTGTCATCCCTGAGGGAATGGGCCAAGGAGATTCACCGGGAAATCACCCGGCACCGGGAAGATCTGGGGATTGAATACGTTCCGTCCGTGGCGGGCCTTGCCGATGCGCCGCCCGATTCCTGGGGGGACCTGTATCTCCGCGAGCTCGCGGCCATCAGGGAGCGGGAGATTCTCCGGGGAGCTTCGCTTCTGGGACCGCACCGGGATGATCTGCGGCTTTCGGCGGGCGGGCTGGATTTGCACACGTACGGCTCCCAAGGCCAGCAGCGGACGGCGGCCCTGTCGTTGAAGCTGGCTGAAATCGAGTTGATTCACAGGGAAACGGGTCATTATCCGGTACTTCTGCTGGACGATGTCCTGTCCGAATTGGATGATTCCCGAAAGAGCCATCTGCTCACGGCCATTCGCGGAAAGGTGCAGACCTTTGTCACCACGACCGGGCTGGACGGAATCGACGGGGAAACGTTGGCGTCGGCACGCGTGTACGGCGTGAAGCAGGGAACGATTTCGGAACTGGGGTGA
- the remB gene encoding extracellular matrix regulator RemB, with protein sequence MFIHLGGSRMISVREVIAILDAEAAGQGAGSGLFLDGAVQSGRIETVVPGEVKSYVITRDRIYASPVSSATLKKRAEAAGKPWKQVRDS encoded by the coding sequence GTGTTCATCCACCTGGGCGGCAGCCGGATGATTTCCGTCCGTGAGGTGATTGCCATTCTGGACGCGGAGGCGGCGGGTCAGGGAGCCGGCTCCGGCTTGTTTCTCGACGGTGCCGTCCAAAGCGGACGAATCGAAACGGTGGTCCCCGGCGAAGTGAAGTCCTACGTGATCACGAGGGACCGGATTTACGCATCGCCCGTTTCATCCGCCACGTTGAAGAAGCGGGCGGAAGCTGCCGGGAAGCCGTGGAAACAGGTGAGGGATTCCTGA
- the gyrB gene encoding DNA topoisomerase (ATP-hydrolyzing) subunit B yields MTVQKTSYDETQIQVLEGLEAVRKRPGMYIGSTSSRGLHHLVWEVVDNSIDEALAGRCDTIQVIVNEDNSVTVIDNGGGIPVGIHPKMGRPAVEVVMTVLHAGGKFGGEGYKFSGGLHGVGVSVVNALSEWLEVIVKQKGKIHRQRYRRGVPLHDLEVIGETEETGTSVTFKPDPEIFRETTVYDYDILQNRLRELAFLNKGVRIILEDRRGEPKRDEFLFDGGIRSFVEYLNRNKEALHEPPVYITGERDGIPIEIALQYTDAYSSNIYSYANNIHTHEGGTHEAGFKSALTRVINDYARRNNLLKDNDSNLTGDDVREGLTAIISVKIRDPQFEGQTKTKLGNSEARSATETLFADRFQMFLEENPAAAKKIIGKAVMAARAREAARKARELTRRKNALEVSSLPGKLSDCTSRSAADSELFIVEGDSAGGTAKQGRDRMFQAILPLKGKILNVEKARLDKALSNEEIRTIITALGTGIGEDFNIEKARYHKIIIMTDADVDGAHIRTLLLTFFYRYMRPLIEHGYVYIAQPPLYKIVQGKTIRYAYNDRMKEEILRELEGKGKVEIQRYKGLGEMNATQLWETTMDPESRTLLRVTLEDAKEADEVFDMLMGDKVEPRRVFIQQFANQANLDV; encoded by the coding sequence GTGACCGTGCAAAAAACCAGTTACGATGAGACGCAGATTCAGGTTCTGGAAGGTCTTGAAGCGGTTCGCAAACGGCCAGGCATGTACATCGGCTCCACATCCAGCCGGGGACTTCACCATCTGGTGTGGGAAGTGGTGGACAACAGCATCGACGAAGCATTGGCCGGGCGATGCGACACCATTCAGGTGATCGTCAACGAGGACAACAGCGTCACGGTGATTGACAACGGCGGAGGGATTCCGGTCGGAATCCATCCGAAAATGGGACGTCCCGCCGTGGAAGTGGTCATGACCGTGCTTCACGCCGGCGGCAAATTCGGCGGTGAGGGTTACAAGTTTTCGGGCGGACTGCACGGAGTGGGCGTGTCGGTGGTGAACGCCCTGTCCGAATGGTTGGAAGTGATCGTCAAGCAGAAAGGGAAGATCCACCGGCAGCGGTATCGCCGCGGCGTGCCCCTGCATGATCTGGAAGTGATCGGTGAAACGGAAGAAACGGGCACCTCGGTGACCTTCAAGCCCGATCCGGAAATCTTCAGGGAAACGACCGTTTACGACTATGACATTCTGCAGAACCGTTTGCGGGAATTGGCGTTTTTGAACAAAGGTGTTCGCATCATCCTGGAAGATCGCCGCGGCGAACCGAAACGGGACGAGTTTCTGTTCGACGGCGGAATCCGGTCGTTTGTGGAATACCTCAACCGGAACAAGGAAGCCCTCCACGAGCCGCCGGTCTACATCACGGGGGAACGGGACGGCATTCCGATCGAGATCGCGCTTCAGTACACCGATGCCTATTCCTCCAACATCTATTCGTATGCCAACAACATTCACACGCATGAAGGCGGGACGCACGAGGCCGGTTTCAAGTCCGCGTTGACCCGGGTGATCAACGACTATGCCCGGCGCAACAATCTGCTCAAGGACAATGACAGCAATCTCACCGGCGACGATGTTCGCGAGGGTTTGACCGCGATCATCAGCGTGAAGATCCGCGATCCGCAGTTCGAAGGTCAGACCAAGACCAAGTTGGGCAACAGCGAGGCCCGGTCGGCCACGGAAACCCTGTTTGCCGACCGATTCCAGATGTTTCTGGAAGAAAACCCGGCCGCGGCCAAAAAAATCATCGGCAAAGCGGTGATGGCCGCACGGGCGAGGGAAGCCGCCCGCAAGGCGCGGGAACTGACCCGCCGAAAAAACGCCCTGGAGGTCAGTTCGCTTCCCGGAAAGCTGTCGGACTGCACGTCGAGAAGCGCCGCCGACAGCGAGTTGTTCATCGTCGAGGGGGATTCCGCGGGCGGAACGGCCAAGCAGGGCCGGGACAGGATGTTCCAGGCCATTTTGCCGCTGAAGGGGAAAATCCTCAACGTGGAAAAAGCCCGGTTGGACAAGGCCCTCTCCAACGAAGAGATCCGCACCATCATCACGGCGCTGGGCACGGGCATCGGGGAAGATTTCAACATCGAGAAGGCGCGGTATCACAAGATCATCATCATGACCGACGCGGACGTCGACGGGGCCCACATCCGGACCCTGCTCCTCACGTTCTTCTACCGCTACATGCGCCCGCTGATCGAACACGGCTACGTGTACATCGCCCAACCGCCGCTGTACAAGATCGTGCAGGGCAAAACGATCCGGTACGCCTACAATGACCGCATGAAAGAAGAGATTCTCCGGGAACTCGAGGGCAAAGGCAAAGTGGAAATCCAGCGCTACAAGGGTCTCGGAGAAATGAACGCGACGCAGCTGTGGGAGACCACCATGGATCCGGAAAGCCGGACCTTGCTGAGAGTGACGCTGGAAGACGCGAAGGAAGCCGATGAAGTCTTTGACATGCTGATGGGCGACAAGGTGGAGCCCCGCCGGGTGTTCATCCAGCAATTTGCCAACCAGGCCAATCTGGATGTGTGA
- the gyrA gene encoding DNA gyrase subunit A: MADHARIQPVNISQEMRSSFLDYAMSVIVSRALPDVRDGLKPVHRRILYTLHDLGMTPDKPYKKSSRVVGNVTAQYHPHGDAAVYEAMVRMAQDFSYRYPLVDGHGNFGSVDGDAPAAMRYTEARMAPITLEMLRDIQKETIDFGPNYDGQQEEPLVLPSRFPNLIVNGAAGIAVGMATNIPPHNLREVIDGILLMLDDPDVTIDGLMKKIKAPDFPTGGIILGLDGVRKAYRTGRGSIQIRAKTRIEEAGSGKTRIVVEELPYQVNKAKLVEKIAELVREKKIDGITDLRDESDRNGMRVVIELRRDVNPRIILNNLYKHTALQTSFGVNMLALVDGQPRVLNLKEVLHYYIEHQVEVIRRRTQYDLRKAEERAHILEGLRIALDHIDEVIALIRGSATTAEAREGLMNRFGLTERQAQAILDMRLQRLTGLEREKIESEYAELVKTIERLRAILADETKIRGVFREEILEIRNKYGDERRSMIKREADDIAEEDLIPEEEVAILLSHRGYIKRMPLSTYRAQRRGGKGITAMGTREDDFVQHLLVTHSHNHLLFFSNRGRVYRLKAYEVPELGRTAKGTPVINLIQIEPGERIEAIIPVKDFTESRYLLFATAEGVVKKTALSEFENIRRNGLFAINLRNGDELVGVRLTDGDQEVIMGTRQGMSIRFHEMDVREMGRAATGVKGITLDDDDRVIDMDIVEDNKDVLIVTRNGYGKRTPLGEYRIQSRGGKGIKTISITEKKGNVVGHKVVSGSEDLMIVTQDGTIIRINISEIPVMGRYAQGVRLIKVDGNEVATVASVPGEREEEQESDEA; this comes from the coding sequence ATGGCAGACCATGCACGGATCCAGCCAGTCAATATCAGCCAGGAGATGAGATCCTCCTTTCTGGACTACGCGATGAGCGTCATCGTCAGCCGCGCCTTGCCGGACGTGCGGGACGGTTTGAAACCGGTGCATCGCCGCATTCTGTACACGTTGCACGACCTGGGCATGACGCCGGACAAGCCGTACAAAAAATCGTCCCGCGTCGTCGGGAACGTGACGGCCCAATACCATCCGCACGGGGATGCCGCGGTGTACGAGGCCATGGTTCGGATGGCCCAGGACTTTTCCTACCGGTATCCGCTGGTGGACGGTCACGGAAACTTCGGATCGGTCGACGGGGATGCTCCGGCGGCCATGCGTTACACCGAGGCGCGCATGGCACCGATCACGCTGGAGATGCTCCGGGACATCCAGAAGGAAACCATCGACTTCGGGCCCAACTACGACGGCCAGCAGGAAGAACCGCTGGTGCTTCCTTCCCGTTTCCCCAACCTGATCGTCAACGGGGCGGCCGGTATCGCCGTCGGAATGGCCACCAACATTCCGCCGCACAACCTCCGGGAAGTGATCGACGGCATCCTGCTCATGCTGGATGATCCGGACGTGACCATCGACGGATTGATGAAAAAGATCAAGGCCCCCGATTTCCCGACGGGCGGCATCATCCTCGGTCTGGACGGCGTTCGCAAGGCGTACCGGACCGGGCGGGGAAGCATCCAGATCCGCGCCAAAACCCGGATCGAGGAAGCCGGTTCCGGAAAAACCCGGATCGTGGTGGAGGAGCTCCCCTATCAGGTCAACAAGGCCAAGTTGGTGGAAAAGATCGCCGAACTGGTCCGGGAGAAAAAAATCGACGGCATCACCGACCTGCGGGACGAATCCGACCGCAACGGCATGCGCGTCGTGATCGAACTGCGCCGGGACGTCAATCCGCGCATCATTCTGAACAACCTGTACAAACACACGGCGCTTCAGACCAGCTTCGGGGTGAACATGCTGGCGCTGGTCGACGGACAACCGCGCGTGCTCAACCTGAAAGAGGTGCTGCATTACTATATCGAGCACCAGGTGGAAGTGATCCGTCGCCGCACGCAGTACGACCTCCGCAAAGCGGAAGAACGGGCGCACATCCTCGAAGGGCTTCGCATCGCGCTCGACCACATCGACGAGGTGATCGCCCTCATCCGGGGTTCGGCCACCACCGCGGAAGCCCGCGAAGGGCTGATGAACCGCTTCGGGCTCACCGAACGGCAGGCCCAGGCCATTCTGGACATGCGCCTGCAGCGCCTGACGGGACTGGAGCGGGAGAAAATCGAGTCCGAATACGCCGAATTGGTCAAAACGATCGAACGGCTCCGGGCCATCCTGGCCGACGAAACCAAGATCCGCGGCGTGTTCCGCGAAGAAATTCTGGAAATCCGGAACAAATACGGAGATGAGCGTCGCTCCATGATCAAGCGGGAAGCCGACGACATCGCCGAAGAAGACCTCATTCCCGAAGAAGAGGTGGCCATCCTCCTGAGCCATCGCGGATACATCAAACGGATGCCGCTGTCCACCTACCGGGCCCAGCGTCGGGGCGGCAAGGGAATCACCGCGATGGGAACGCGGGAAGACGACTTTGTCCAGCATCTTTTGGTCACCCATTCGCACAACCACCTGTTGTTCTTCTCCAACAGGGGGCGGGTGTATCGCCTGAAAGCCTACGAAGTGCCGGAGCTGGGCAGAACGGCCAAGGGAACCCCGGTGATCAACCTGATCCAAATCGAACCGGGCGAGCGGATCGAAGCGATCATTCCGGTCAAGGATTTCACCGAAAGCCGGTATCTCCTGTTCGCCACCGCGGAAGGCGTGGTGAAGAAGACGGCGCTGAGCGAATTTGAAAACATCCGCCGGAACGGCCTGTTCGCCATCAACCTTCGGAACGGGGACGAATTGGTGGGCGTCCGCTTGACCGACGGGGACCAAGAAGTGATCATGGGAACCCGCCAGGGCATGTCCATCCGCTTCCACGAGATGGATGTCCGGGAAATGGGCCGGGCGGCGACCGGCGTGAAGGGCATCACCCTGGATGATGACGACCGCGTCATCGACATGGACATCGTCGAGGATAACAAGGATGTGTTGATCGTCACCCGCAACGGCTACGGAAAGCGCACTCCGTTGGGTGAATATCGCATTCAGTCCCGGGGAGGCAAGGGGATCAAAACCATCAGCATCACCGAGAAGAAGGGGAATGTCGTCGGACACAAAGTGGTGTCCGGATCGGAAGACTTGATGATCGTCACTCAGGACGGAACCATCATCCGCATCAACATTTCCGAGATCCCGGTGATGGGACGGTATGCCCAGGGAGTCCGCCTCATCAAAGTGGACGGAAACGAAGTGGCCACCGTGGCCAGCGTGCCCGGGGAAAGAGAGGAAGAACAGGAAAGCGACGAGGCATGA